One Thiocapsa sp. genomic window, CGCGATGAACCGGGCGATCGCCGGAACGATGGGCAAGGCGATCCCCCCGCACATCCCGATCGGCGGCGTCTTCGTGCCACCCCCGCCGGCAAACGAGGATGAGAACTTCATGGGCAGCGCCACCGTCGAGTTCGACGGTGACGCGGCAACCTATATGGCTCTGCCCGCCCTGTCCTGCCAGTCGATCGGCATGCCGCCCCCGCCCAGGCTCAACCCGAAGCGCAAGGGCGGGACCAAAACACTCGTCTTGCCGACGTCTGTCGTGCTCCCGATCCCCGCCGGTCCGCCGGTGCTGATCGGCGGCCCACCGACGATCTCGCTCATGTCCATGGCCATGCACCTCGTCGGGCCGGTGATGAAGGCGCTGGGAAAGACGGGGCTGGGCCGAGCCGCGCGCGGGGCGGCGAGCGCGCTCGCCGACAAGGCCAAGGGCGCTTGGCGGGCGACCTTCAAGAACATGCCGCCGGGATTTCTCAAGTGCACGGTCCTGAAGGCCGAGCCGGTCGACGTGCGCACCGGCGAAGTGGCCGTCGATCAGCTCGACATCGATCTGCCCGGACGGATTCCCATCCAGTGGACCCGCCATTACGGATCGAATAGCCAACGCATGGGCGCCTGCGGTCGCGGGTGGGAGACCCCGCCGACGCGCGGCTCGAAGTGCTCGCCGACGGTTCCATCGGCTTCTTCGACGGAACCGGGGCGGGGTGCCGATTCGAGCACCTGCCGGAGTCCGAGCCGGTGCGCGACGCCGTCGACGGGTGGACGCTCCTCCGACTCGAAAGGCACTTCGCCGTCCGCAAGAAGGGTGGACTCACGTGGTATTTCCCGCTCCAGAGGGGCGATTGGCGGGAGATCCTCGTCGATGCCATTGTCGACGCGTGCCGCAACTCCCTGCATTTCATCCGCGGTCCCGAGGGTCTCGCGCAGGTCGTCGAGAGCGCCGGTCGACGCCTGGATGTCACGAGCAAGGGCGGGCTCGTCGAGCGGATCGCCCTGCACCACCCGGACTTCCCTGAACAGCGCACCCTCGCTCGATACGCGTACGACGAGAACGGCAGTCTCACCCACGTCTACGATGCCCTCGACAACCCTTATACCTTCGGCTGGCACGCGGACGGCCGCCTCGCCCAACACACCAACCGCACGGGCCTCACCTTTTACTACGAATACGACGCCGCCGGCCGTTGCGTGCACGCCTGGGGCGACGGCGGTCTCTATGACTACCATTTCCAGTTCGACCCCGCAGGACTCTGGACCAACTATACCGACAGTCTCGGCCAGCGCTGGTCGGTCGAGATGGACGAGTTGGGGCAGATCGTCCGCGAGACGGATCCCCTTGGCGGGGTGACGAGCTACACCTACGACCCGGCGGGTCGAACGACGAGCGTAACAGACCCGGCCGGGCGAACGACGGCCTACGGCTATGATGAGCGGGGGAACCTCATCACCCTGACCCGTCCCGACGGCAAGGCCATCGTCACCGAGTTCAACGCCGCCGATAAAGCGGTTCGCATCACCGACCCGAACGGGGCGACCTGGGGCCAGGAATGGGACAGCCGGGATCTCCTGACGATGCAGGTGACCCCCCTTGGCGCCGAGTCGCACTACCACTACGACACACAAGGCCAACTCGTCGCCTTCGTCAATCCCCGAGGCGCGCGCACCGGCCTCGCTTTCGACGCCGTTGGCAACCTCACGCGCCTTACGGATGCCCTGAACCACGCGACTCACTTCGCCTACGACGCCCTCGGCAACATCACAGCAAAATCCGATCCCCTGAGGCAACAAACCCAGTACGCCTACGACCTAAAGGGCCGGCTTACGCGCACGGTGCTTCCGAGCGGCGCCAGCATTGCATGTGATTACGACCCCGAGGACAACCTCACCCAGTACACCGACGAGAACCGGGCCCGGACCCGGCTGGAATACTTCGGTCTGGGGGAAATCCAGCGTCGCATCCAGCCCGACGGCCACAAGGTCGAGTATCACTATGACAGCGAGGAGCGCCTGGTCGGCGTGACCAACCAGCGCGGTGAAACCTACCACCTCGGGCGCGATGCGCTGGGCCGCATCGTCGAGGAGGTGGACTACTGGGGGCAGGCGCGGCGCTATGCCTACGACGCGAGCGGCCACCTGACCTCGTCCACCGATCCGCTCGGGCGCACCATCCGATACGCCACCGATCCCTTGGGTCGCATCCTCAAAAAAACCCTGCCCGATGGCTTCGTCGAGACCTTTGCCTACGACGCGAACGGCAACCTGGTCGAGACCGCGAACGCACATGCCGCCATCAAGCGCCAATTCGACGCCGAGGGCCGCCTGACGGAGGAGTCGCAGGGGGCCTTTTCGATCAAGAACAGCTACGACGCCACCGGAAATCGGGTCGCACGCGAGACTAGCCTGGGCAATGCGGTTGCTTATGAGTTCGATGCGCTCGATCAGGCCGTGGCCCTGCGCATCAATCAGGACGAGCCGATCCGCATCGAGCGGGATGCCGCCGGCAGGATTGCTCGCGAGCAACTCAGCCCGCACCTCTCGCGCCAGTTCGGCTACAGCGCCGACGGCTATCTCACGGAGCAGGCTGTCTCGGCCAATGGGTCGCCGATATTCGCCACGCGCTTCGAATACGATGCGGCGGGCAACCTCACCCAGCGCAGCGACAGCCAGTATGGCGTCGATGTTTATCGTTATGATCCACTGGGTCGGATTACCGAGCACCTTGACCCGCAGCGGCGGATTACCCGCTATCTTAATGATCCGGCGGGTGATCGGTTGCGGACGCGGATTGTCGAAGGGACGCGCCAGCGCATTGTGGGCGGTGGCGTGGTGGAGGGGGAGTGGAGCCGGGAGGGCGAGTATGAGGGGACTTACTACCGATTTGATCGGGCCGGGAATTTGGCTGAGCGGCGGGATGGGGAGCGGGATTTGCGCTTGGTGTGGGATGCCAATCAGCGACTCATCGAGAGCTATGGTAATGGGACGGTGACCCGCTATGGATACGATCCCCTCGGTCGGCGGCTTTTCAAGGAGACCGGGGAGAATCGCTCGCTGTTCTACTGGGATGGCGATGCGTTGGTAGGGGAGTCGGTTGTTGCACTCAACCGGCCGAAGGAACCTATGCCCGCAGTCGCGGGCAACGTCGTCGCCATTGCCGAGCGGCGAGAGAACGCCCAAGCGGCAGTTCCGCAGAAGGCGCGGGAATACGTCTATTATCCGGAGACTTTTGAGCCATTAGCTCTAGTTGAGGGCGCGGGAACTGTCCGACACGTCTACCACTATCACAACGATCCGAATGGTTGTCCGACCGGCTTGACAGATGCTGGCGGCGAGGTGAAGTGGGGGGCAATCTATACGGCATGGGGGAAGATTTCGAAACTACATGCCAACGGGGTCGAGAATCCGATACGGTTGCAGGGGCAATACTCCGACGCAGAAACCGGTTTGCACTACAACCGATACCGTTTTGATGATCCGGTTTTGGGATGCTTCGTATCCCAGGACCCGCTCAGAATGATGGTTGGCCCAAACCTTTATTGGTACGCTGGGAGCAGGTTCTTTCTAGCGGACCCTGTCGGGCTATCCTGCACCGTCGACGCCAATGCTAACCGATGGCGCAACCGGCAGACCGGGCGTTTCCAGGCCGCGCCGACCGATATCTCAGACCTTGTTCACAACGGGCGTATCGATTATAACGATGTGCAGGCTTTTGCGGCCCACCATGGTCTTCCCAACAACTGGGTGCCGTCTGCCAATTTCCCAGCAGGCGGCTTTAGGCACCAGACTACGACAGCCACGCATAATATGTCGATCCACGGGCATGGCGTCAATCCGAACGCCGTCGCCAACTTCCCCGGTTCCAACGCCGCTACGGGCCCGACCGCCTCAATTCGCAGGCAGCCGATCGGAGGTGGGCCAGCCGAGAACTTTCGGACCAGCGGCACCTGGGGCTCCTTCGGCTCCGACCCGAATGGTGCCCACATTCCGATGGATAATTCGCCGTACTGACATGAACCTGCAGCTCGAAGACATCCTAGTATCGCTCCATAGCATGCCCACTATCATGTCTGTGACACAGGAGCTAGAGATCCTGCAGCGCCTGCGCGGTTGCGACGACCAAGCGTTGATCAGCAGGCTCGACTTACTGCAGGAGATCCTCTCGGTCATCGAAGAATCCCATTCGGGGGGGGGTATCTTCGAAGTGAACGATAGCAACTATGCACAATTCGTAGCCGCAGCCGATTGGCTGGAGCGGCTATCGAAGCAGCACAGGCCAAGCCAGCACCGAGCTATGATCTCCGGTGTCGCCACAACATTGCGAACACGCTTCAGTTAAGGAATGAGCGTACAAACAAGGAGCGTAATGGGGCGTAATGGGGGACAGTGCGGTGGGTTCAGGGGACAGTGCGGCCTGGCAAGGCCGCGTGTTCTAGCGGGTGGGAATCCCGCCTGGGTAATCGTGCGCCGCGAGCCCAGTATCGAGCCTTGCGGCGTGGACGGCAACGGACACGTCGATGCGTAGGCACGAAAGCAGGCGAGGTGCAAAGGTAACGGGTGGAGCCGACCTTGAAGGTGTTGAGCCCCGTAAAGAACAGTCGGGAGTGCCGACGGGTTTGTCCCTCCGGCAGGCAACAATCCGTGCTGCGCGATGGCGAGCGGTACGGATACTCCCAGGGTCCGAGGCCGTATCGAGCCTGACATGGAGAACACGTGGTAACCAGGGAGATCCACGTATCGGTCCGCCGGAGGCGGGCACCCGTGAACAAGTGTAGAAAGCGAGGACACGGACGGTGGTGCGTGGAAGTCGGAGCCATCCATACGAGCGATGACGCCCGGTAATGCGGGTCGAGCAAAGGGGTGGCGGTTTGAGACAACGCGAAAGCGACACACGGCCCTACGCCGAGAGGATTCTGTCCGTGACAACCAAACTTGAGCGTTTCACACTGATGGCGCGCGAGCAACTGCGAGAGCGGTTCAATTCTCTGATGGGGTTGTTGTTCGACCCCGAGGGCTTGCGCGAAAGCTTCGAGCGACAGAAAGGAAACAAGGCGCCCGGAGTCGATGGGGTAAGAAAAGACGACTACGGAAAGGACCTGGACGCGCAACTGGACGACCTGTCGGCGCGGATACGCCGAATGGGCTACCGGCCGCAACCGGTGCGGCGCAGCTACATTCCCAAGGGGGATGGACGCTACCGTCCGCTGGGTGTGCCGAGCTTCGAGGACCGATTGGTGCAGGATCGGCTCAGCCGCCTCCTGCAAGCCATCTGGGAGCCGGAATTTTGCGACTGCTCGTATGGCTTTCGTCCCGGTCGTAGCGCGCACGATGCGTTGCGGCGGGTCGCGGAGGTCATCACCAACGCAGAAACGCAATGGGTGGTTGAGGCCGACATCAAAGGCTTCTTCGATCATCTCTCGCATGCCCATTTACTGCGCTTCCTGGAGCACCGCATCGCCGATCCCAATCTTCTGCGGATCGTGCGGCGCTTCCTGAAGGCCGGCGTCATGGAAGACGGCGCATTCACGGCCAGCGACGAGGGTGCCCCGCAAGGGGTTTGGTCTCGCCCGTGCTCAGCAATATCTACCTGCACTACGTGCTCGACCTGTGGTTCGAGAAACGTTTCGCCAGGGGCTGTGCCGGCAAAGCCTACCTGATCCGCTACGCCGACGACTATGTCGCCTGCTTCGAGTACGAGGCCGATGCCAACGCCTTCCTGGCCGCCATGACCGAACGACTGGCGTCCTTCGACCTGGAAGTCGAACCGAGCAAAACCGCGCTGTTACGCTTCGGCAGCCACGCCCTTGGGCAACGTGCCGACACCGCGGCAGGATCGCGCACCTTCAGCTTCCTCGGCTTCACCCACTATGTGGGCCGTAGTCGTCGGGGCCGGTTCGTGGTCGGGCGCAAGACCGACGGCAAGCGCATGGCCAAGAAGCTCAAACTGTTGAACGAGCGACTACGCGGCCTGCGCACGCAGGGCGGGGCGGCCATGCTGGCCTACCTCGTGCGCCACCTGCGCGGGCATCTCCAGTACTACGGGGTGAGCGGCAACGGCCGCGCCTTGGCGAGTTACATCCACTTCGCCGGCGGCCTGCTGTTTAAGTGGCTAAACCGCCGCAGTCAGCGCCGCTCGTTGACCTGGAAGCGCTTCAGCGCCGCCATTCGCCCCCTGCTGCCGCGTGCTCGGATCATCCATGATCTCTACCCCGTCCCTTGGTGGATGACTCAAGCTGGGAGCCGGATGGTGTAACACTCCAAGTCCGGTTCTGCGAGGAGCCGGGAACGAACCGTCGTATGGCCGAGATCATGTGGCACCGCCGGGAAACCAGGCGGCAAACCGAGAACACAAACATCAGCCTAACCGACGGCAAGAACCCGGCTTACTCTCCGTTTACTCAATTCTGGAATCAATTCGAGGAAACTAATGATCTCCTAACGAGGCGCTTCGGCCAAGAACGGCGGAAGCGCAGGTATTACCCCATATCAGGTCTGTTCAATAGCAAACGAGCCCACCATGAAGGTCGAACTAAAGCCACAGGCAATAAAGGATATGTGTGGCCTTGAGAAACCAGACGCTGCTCGTATTGCCAAGAAGCTCAGCGGACTGGAACGCGGGCTGACCGGAGACATAAAGCGCCTCACCAACTTCACGCCGGAGTATCGTCTGCGCGCTAATAACTATAGGGTGCTTTTCGAGGTCGAAGACGCTACAGTCGTCGTGGAGCGCGTGATGCACCGAGAGCACGGTTAAGCAAAGAGGTGATTGGTGAACTTGCATCCTCAGTTTATAGGGAAAGAGGGTTCTGAAGAATACGTGGTCCTTCCCATCGAGGAGTTTCGCGCAGTGGCGGAAGCTCTCGAAGACTATCAGGATTTGCAGGATCTCCGTAGCGCTAAGGACGCTGAGGCTACTAAAGGCTCGACTTCGTTGGCCGACGTCGTAACTCAACTGCGTCTCGGCGAGTATCAGTAGGGGAATGACAACGATGACGTCCGCCAATAATGAAAGACCAGCCCGGTGTCGCGGCCCATGTTAACCAGCTCCCGCCAACCCATCCTGCCGGTCATCCAACAGCACGCCGAGGAATCGGCGATCCTGCGCCATACCCGTTCGGTGCTGGTGCGGGCACCGCACGTCAAGCTTCTCCACTTGGCGCGTCTCGACGAGCGTATCGCCGCGCATCTGGACGGAGTGGCGGTGGCCGGTGATCATGGCTCCCGACTTTGCGAGGCGGCGCTCGAGACGCCGGGGCCGGGGAGGTCTTCGCGGCTGCGGTCAGTGCGATCGGGAGCAAAGACAAGGGGCGCATCGATCGTCTTTTCGCACTTGCCGAGACCCTAGCGGACGCGCGCCGCGGATTGATCTCCGCCTTCGGATGGGTATCGGCCCAAGACCTCCAAGGCATCGTCGCGGAGCTTCTGGCGTCCGAGGAGCCCATTCGCCGAGAGGTCGGCATTGCCGCCTGCATCATGCACCGTCTCGACCCGGGTGCGACGCTCGCCCACGCGATCGAGAATCCCGATCCGAGGCTACGTGCCCGCGCCTTGCGTGCCGCCGGGGAGGCTGGCCGACGCGATCTGGTCTATGTCTGTCTGGGAGGTTTGCAGGACGCGGATCCATGCGCGCGCTTCTGGGCTGCGGTGTCGTCGCTGCTGCTCGGGAATCGGGACCGTTCCTCGGATGTTCTGGCGGATCTCGCGGACAAACCAGGTCCCTTCCGCGCACCCGCTCTGGAGTTGTGGCTTAAGGCAGTCGATCTGCCGAGCGGTCATCGTCTTCTCCAATCGATGGCCAATGATCCCGCCAATCAGCGCCTGCTGATCCGCGGGGCTGGGGTGGCCGGCCAGATGCACTACATCCCCTGGCTCATCAGGCTCATGTCCGACGATGTGACCGCCCGCTTGGCGGGCGAATCCTTCTCCACGATCACCGGTCTTGATCTGGCTTGGCTCGATTTCGAGCGCAATCCACCCGGAGACTTTGAGCCGGGTCCCACCGACGACCCCGATGACCCGAATGTCGATCTGGATCCCGACGACAGCCTCCCTTGGCCGGACCAGGCCAAGATCCAGGCATGGTGGGGTGGGACGCCAACGGGTAGCGCCTCCACCAGGGCACACGCTATTTCATGGGCGAGCAGGTTGGCCTTGAACATTGCCGGCGTGTGCTCCGCGAGGGCTACCAGCGCCAGCGGCGCGCCGTCGCCGAGTATCTGTGCCTGCTGTCTCCGGGCACGCCGCTCTTCCCGATCGCCGCGCCGGCCTGGCGCCAAACCCGCTGGCTCGCGGCCAGCGAGAACAGCCGTGCTCAAATTCCGTGAGCATTAAGCCACCAATGGATTGCCGTGAACGGTCCTTTTGAAGGGCTTTTCGATGTTGGCGTTGACGAAGGCGATAAAATCCACTCGGGACAGAGCTGTTCCCGGAGCAGCCGGCATGGCTGCCGCTGGCGCGTGCGATGGATAGGTCGCGATTCGACGAGGGGGCGCTTGCCGAAGTGCGACGTTCAAAACCGAAGCTTTTCGAGCGGGCGATTGCCTACAAGTCCTTCAGGTCTTCCGGGCGTGCACAGTCGGGATGCTTATTCCCGGGAATTACCTTAACACTTGGCAAGCTGATCGTTCACCATCCTGTTCAGGCTGACGTTGGCCTCCGCCGCTCGGATGGCGAGACGGCGGTGCAGTTCCGGCGTGATACGAACTTGGAACCGTCCGGAGTAGTGCCGATCTGCGATCGGCTTGGGGGCGTTTCTCCGCTGTCTTCCATGTCCGAGATGACGTCCGCGACGAGCGCGACAATCCCCTGTAGAGCTGATACCTGGTTTTCATCCAGGTGGGAGAGGCTCGGGAGCTCGGCGCAGAGTCCAATGAACTCCTGATCCTCTTCGGACCAAACGACACGATAGGCGTAGTGTTTAGCGTCAACCATTTTCGATCTTCTCGATGGCGGCAAGGATCTGCTTAACCTGATAGGGCTTGGATTTTCCGCTCTTGTCTTGGATGTTGACGCGTGGATCGCCGAGCCAGGGTGTCTTGAAAATCAGGTGGCTGCCTGATTGGCGTGGCTGGCCGAAGTAGTGCTCGCAGAGCTTCGCCAGTTCTCGAAAGGCGACACCGCTCGGATTGCGAGGCCAGGCGACCCGTGACGGCAGGTCCGGCCTATTTATAGCTGCCCCTTTCGTTTGGCGGTGCACCACCATCCGATCCATGGTCACGGTAGCCGGCCGATGAGCTGCGCTTATTTGCCCTCGGTGTTGAGGTTAGGGCAGGGGAGGATGGGTTTCGCTGCGCTTTACCCATCCTACGGTGCCTATCGCCTGGTCTGGGGTCGGAGCGCGGTGAATCGGTCGGAACGGCATGGGTCAAAGCTGCTATTTCGCGACCATCTCCACCCGCCGGTTCGTGGCGCGTCCGTCCTCGGTTGTGTTGGCCGCGACGGGGGACAAGCTGGCCACGCCCATGGGCGTGAGTCGGTCCGGGGTGATCTGGAAGTCGGTCGCCAATGCCTGCACCACAGCGTTTGCGCGTCGCTTCGAGAGGTCCATGTTGTAATCGAGACCGCCTGCGTTGTCGGTATGTCCGACGATGTAGACGCCGAGGTCGGGCTGTGCGCGCAACAGCTTCGCCATTTCAGACAGTTGTGGCTCGGATTCGGGACGGATCGTCGCCTGGTCGAAGTCGAAGTAGATGCCGTAGAGGGCGATCCGTCCCGTGTCGGACAGGCCGCGGTCCAACTCGGCAGCATCCAGCAGGATCATGCGGTCCTGCATCGGCGTGGTCAGAACCTCCTCCAGGAAGATGGCGACCCGCTTGCCGGCAGCGGGCTCGACATAGTTGTCCTGATAGGCGGCGAAGATGAAGAGATAGGCATCCGTGTCGCCCCCGGTCCGCTTGGCGACCAAGGCTTGCGGATCCTGCACGGATGCTCCTGAATACACGTTCTTGAGCATGTTGTTGTCGGTCAGCTTCTTGCCATGGGTCTCGTCGACATAAAAATCCGCGATCTTAGCGCCGCAGTCTCGAAACCCCGAGCATTGGAAGATGGGTTGATAGTCGAGTCCCTCGAGGGATTGCCGGTAATTCCGGATGACCTCGAGTGCGCTTGCGTCGTG contains:
- a CDS encoding RHS repeat-associated core domain-containing protein — protein: MGDPADARLEVLADGSIGFFDGTGAGCRFEHLPESEPVRDAVDGWTLLRLERHFAVRKKGGLTWYFPLQRGDWREILVDAIVDACRNSLHFIRGPEGLAQVVESAGRRLDVTSKGGLVERIALHHPDFPEQRTLARYAYDENGSLTHVYDALDNPYTFGWHADGRLAQHTNRTGLTFYYEYDAAGRCVHAWGDGGLYDYHFQFDPAGLWTNYTDSLGQRWSVEMDELGQIVRETDPLGGVTSYTYDPAGRTTSVTDPAGRTTAYGYDERGNLITLTRPDGKAIVTEFNAADKAVRITDPNGATWGQEWDSRDLLTMQVTPLGAESHYHYDTQGQLVAFVNPRGARTGLAFDAVGNLTRLTDALNHATHFAYDALGNITAKSDPLRQQTQYAYDLKGRLTRTVLPSGASIACDYDPEDNLTQYTDENRARTRLEYFGLGEIQRRIQPDGHKVEYHYDSEERLVGVTNQRGETYHLGRDALGRIVEEVDYWGQARRYAYDASGHLTSSTDPLGRTIRYATDPLGRILKKTLPDGFVETFAYDANGNLVETANAHAAIKRQFDAEGRLTEESQGAFSIKNSYDATGNRVARETSLGNAVAYEFDALDQAVALRINQDEPIRIERDAAGRIAREQLSPHLSRQFGYSADGYLTEQAVSANGSPIFATRFEYDAAGNLTQRSDSQYGVDVYRYDPLGRITEHLDPQRRITRYLNDPAGDRLRTRIVEGTRQRIVGGGVVEGEWSREGEYEGTYYRFDRAGNLAERRDGERDLRLVWDANQRLIESYGNGTVTRYGYDPLGRRLFKETGENRSLFYWDGDALVGESVVALNRPKEPMPAVAGNVVAIAERRENAQAAVPQKAREYVYYPETFEPLALVEGAGTVRHVYHYHNDPNGCPTGLTDAGGEVKWGAIYTAWGKISKLHANGVENPIRLQGQYSDAETGLHYNRYRFDDPVLGCFVSQDPLRMMVGPNLYWYAGSRFFLADPVGLSCTVDANANRWRNRQTGRFQAAPTDISDLVHNGRIDYNDVQAFAAHHGLPNNWVPSANFPAGGFRHQTTTATHNMSIHGHGVNPNAVANFPGSNAATGPTASIRRQPIGGGPAENFRTSGTWGSFGSDPNGAHIPMDNSPY
- a CDS encoding type II toxin-antitoxin system RelE/ParE family toxin, translating into MKVELKPQAIKDMCGLEKPDAARIAKKLSGLERGLTGDIKRLTNFTPEYRLRANNYRVLFEVEDATVVVERVMHREHG
- a CDS encoding TIGR02270 family protein, whose translation is MRGGARDAGAGEVFAAAVSAIGSKDKGRIDRLFALAETLADARRGLISAFGWVSAQDLQGIVAELLASEEPIRREVGIAACIMHRLDPGATLAHAIENPDPRLRARALRAAGEAGRRDLVYVCLGGLQDADPCARFWAAVSSLLLGNRDRSSDVLADLADKPGPFRAPALELWLKAVDLPSGHRLLQSMANDPANQRLLIRGAGVAGQMHYIPWLIRLMSDDVTARLAGESFSTITGLDLAWLDFERNPPGDFEPGPTDDPDDPNVDLDPDDSLPWPDQAKIQAWWGGTPTGSASTRAHAISWASRLALNIAGVCSARATSASGAPSPSICACCLRARRSSRSPRRPGAKPAGSRPARTAVLKFREH
- a CDS encoding toxin-antitoxin system HicB family antitoxin, with protein sequence MSSTGDCRARRGRHLGHGRQRRNAPKPIADRHYSGRFQVRITPELHRRLAIRAAEANVSLNRMVNDQLAKC
- a CDS encoding type II toxin-antitoxin system HicA family toxin, which translates into the protein MHRQTKGAAINRPDLPSRVAWPRNPSGVAFRELAKLCEHYFGQPRQSGSHLIFKTPWLGDPRVNIQDKSGKSKPYQVKQILAAIEKIENG
- a CDS encoding OmpA family protein, whose protein sequence is MRGNSFFSILLVCLISTMAEPTWTRDLTKDLPGSSDLAGIPRFADTVIIGYRFSEFDRSDIPTGQWDPDPAVRFWRDSLDLEGRRTRILYLAPHDASALEVIRNYRQSLEGLDYQPIFQCSGFRDCGAKIADFYVDETHGKKLTDNNMLKNVYSGASVQDPQALVAKRTGGDTDAYLFIFAAYQDNYVEPAAGKRVAIFLEEVLTTPMQDRMILLDAAELDRGLSDTGRIALYGIYFDFDQATIRPESEPQLSEMAKLLRAQPDLGVYIVGHTDNAGGLDYNMDLSKRRANAVVQALATDFQITPDRLTPMGVASLSPVAANTTEDGRATNRRVEMVAK